From one Fodinicurvata sp. EGI_FJ10296 genomic stretch:
- a CDS encoding phage major tail tube protein has protein sequence MKHPRVIRNFNLFVDGQGFAGRVEEAELPSLNLNTDEFRGGGMDAPVDVELGMEKMEFTATFADWDPDLLGLLGTSNQPVTLRAAAQAQGGPVEPIRIQLRGLWRGLEPGGVKAGDRATLKVSATLAYYRFTQAGTDVIEIDLENMIRRIRGIDQLADQRAALGL, from the coding sequence ATGAAACACCCGCGCGTCATCCGCAACTTCAACCTGTTCGTCGACGGCCAGGGCTTTGCCGGCCGGGTCGAGGAAGCCGAACTGCCCAGCCTCAATCTCAACACCGACGAGTTCCGCGGCGGCGGCATGGATGCTCCGGTCGATGTCGAGCTCGGCATGGAGAAGATGGAGTTCACCGCCACCTTCGCCGACTGGGACCCCGACCTGCTGGGCCTTCTTGGAACCAGCAACCAGCCCGTGACCCTGCGCGCCGCCGCCCAGGCGCAGGGCGGGCCGGTGGAACCGATCCGGATCCAGCTGCGCGGCCTGTGGCGCGGCCTGGAACCCGGCGGCGTCAAGGCCGGCGACCGCGCCACGCTCAAGGTCAGTGCCACCCTCGCCTATTACCGCTTCACCCAGGCCGGCACCGACGTGATCGAGATCGACCTGGAGAACATGATCCGGCGCATCCGTGGCATCGATCAGCTCGCCGACCAGCGGGCTGCCCTGGGTCTCTGA
- a CDS encoding phage tail assembly protein, whose product MTERAANTLTLNHPITRTDDTVLRELEFRRPTGRDLRQMGKLKGSQIDQSLWLIAKLTGIAPDETDLLDGEDINRASEIIDGFLSR is encoded by the coding sequence ATGACCGAACGCGCAGCCAATACGCTCACCCTCAACCACCCGATCACACGCACCGACGACACGGTGCTGCGTGAACTGGAGTTCCGCCGTCCCACTGGCCGCGACCTGCGCCAGATGGGGAAGCTGAAGGGATCGCAGATCGATCAGAGCCTGTGGCTGATCGCGAAGCTGACCGGCATCGCCCCCGACGAAACCGATCTGCTCGACGGCGAGGACATCAACCGCGCCAGCGAGATCATCGACGGTTTTTTGTCGCGCTGA
- a CDS encoding GpE family phage tail protein yields MADIAAVFHWPLADLERLEVSELALWHDKAVKRYQAMSQTKEPRHV; encoded by the coding sequence ATGGCCGATATCGCCGCCGTCTTCCACTGGCCGCTCGCCGACCTGGAACGTCTTGAAGTGTCGGAACTTGCCTTGTGGCACGACAAGGCGGTCAAGCGCTACCAGGCCATGAGCCAGACGAAAGAACCCCGCCATGTCTAG